One Thiocapsa bogorovii DNA segment encodes these proteins:
- a CDS encoding response regulator: MKLALLILEDERPVREALRRDLSTFARHVRIEEAEDVPTALEVIEEIDAAGDRLALVMADHRLPGTTGVDFLIGLAADARAVATRKVLVTGQADQDDTIRAINEAGLDRYVAKPWQADALRNLVRDQLTEFVLAAGVDPLPHLAVLDTERALPIVGERGDL; the protein is encoded by the coding sequence ATGAAACTAGCACTCTTGATTCTGGAGGATGAGCGCCCGGTCCGCGAGGCGCTCAGACGCGACCTTTCCACGTTTGCGCGTCATGTCCGCATCGAGGAGGCCGAGGACGTGCCGACCGCGCTGGAGGTGATCGAGGAGATCGACGCGGCCGGCGATCGGCTCGCACTCGTGATGGCCGACCATCGTTTACCCGGAACCACCGGTGTCGATTTTCTGATCGGCCTCGCAGCCGACGCTCGGGCCGTCGCCACACGCAAGGTCCTGGTGACGGGCCAGGCCGATCAAGACGACACCATCCGCGCCATCAACGAGGCCGGTCTCGATCGCTACGTCGCCAAGCCCTGGCAGGCGGATGCCTTGCGCAACCTCGTCCGGGACCAACTCACCGAATTCGTCCTCGCTGCGGGTGTGGATCCCTTGCCGCACCTCGCCGTCCTGGATACCGAGCGGGCACTCCCGATCGTGGGTGAGCGAGGGGACCTGTGA
- a CDS encoding BPSS1780 family membrane protein: MEGRYRILYAGELMPGHALQDVVPRLAAKFKLTEETARDLILGGSGRALKHGLTTGDAQRYRDALSTIGLKVTIEPESSMNTAPGPAGSRPEGIIEPPATKRRGVEASSRYDDGRRQGDGRQTGGVRPGSEPDSGPEGSPTRCPKCGAEAVSKLTGVCQACGVVVERYLANRGMSPPSRVDNPYAPPQADLTPPLNESEEDALQAPQSRPAGHGWLWITEAWQLFKSQPWAWIGALVLFYIILILVSIVPFVGSLAVTILTPMLSAGLIIGAHRQYREGRFAISHLFAGVSENPGPLALVGVVYLLLALGIVIVAGALFAAVFAAMGSAVDLSTMDPNDIDIVFANPMILLPVLAAMLLGIPLAMAMFFAPSLVALDQVPVLKAFGLSLSGCLKNVLPFLIYGLAAMVLVILGSLPLMLGLLVVVPVLTIAIYTAYRDIFYV; the protein is encoded by the coding sequence ATGGAAGGACGCTATCGGATCCTCTACGCCGGCGAACTCATGCCAGGCCATGCATTGCAGGACGTGGTGCCGCGGCTGGCGGCCAAGTTCAAGCTCACGGAGGAAACCGCTCGGGATCTGATCCTCGGCGGCTCCGGTCGAGCGCTGAAGCACGGCTTGACGACCGGCGACGCGCAGCGCTATCGGGACGCCCTGAGCACCATCGGACTGAAGGTGACCATCGAGCCCGAATCCTCGATGAACACCGCACCGGGACCCGCCGGCAGTCGACCGGAGGGGATCATCGAGCCGCCGGCGACTAAACGTCGCGGCGTCGAAGCCTCGTCTCGGTACGACGACGGACGACGCCAGGGCGACGGGCGACAGACCGGCGGCGTTCGCCCCGGGAGCGAGCCCGACAGCGGACCCGAAGGTAGTCCGACACGCTGCCCGAAGTGTGGCGCCGAGGCCGTGTCGAAGCTCACGGGCGTTTGTCAGGCCTGCGGAGTGGTGGTGGAGCGCTACCTTGCCAACCGCGGGATGAGCCCACCGAGCCGTGTCGACAACCCCTATGCACCGCCGCAAGCCGATTTGACGCCGCCTCTCAACGAGAGTGAGGAAGACGCGCTGCAGGCACCGCAATCAAGGCCCGCCGGGCACGGTTGGCTGTGGATCACCGAGGCATGGCAGCTGTTCAAGTCACAACCCTGGGCATGGATCGGCGCGCTGGTGTTGTTCTACATCATCCTGATCCTGGTCAGCATCGTGCCCTTCGTCGGCAGTTTGGCGGTCACCATCCTGACACCGATGCTCAGTGCCGGACTCATCATCGGAGCACACCGCCAATACCGGGAGGGCCGCTTCGCAATCAGTCACCTCTTTGCGGGTGTCTCGGAGAATCCGGGGCCGCTCGCCTTGGTGGGTGTCGTCTACCTACTGCTGGCACTCGGCATCGTGATTGTCGCCGGAGCGCTGTTCGCCGCGGTCTTCGCCGCCATGGGAAGCGCCGTGGATCTGTCGACGATGGACCCGAACGACATCGACATCGTCTTCGCCAACCCGATGATCCTCCTTCCGGTGCTGGCGGCGATGCTGCTCGGTATCCCGCTCGCAATGGCCATGTTCTTCGCCCCGAGCCTGGTTGCGCTCGACCAAGTTCCGGTGCTCAAGGCGTTTGGACTCAGCCTGTCCGGCTGCCTGAAGAATGTCCTGCCCTTCCTGATCTACGGGCTGGCCGCCATGGTGCTGGTGATCCTCGGCTCCCTGCCCCTGATGCTCGGGCTCCTGGTTGTCGTGCCCGTCCTGACCATCGCGATTTATACGGCCTATCGCGATATCTTTTACGTCTAA
- a CDS encoding sensor histidine kinase, whose translation MTEVFHRGGHEGTGAGDPRAPLCVLVVAPEPLASSIAEEVARGLTDIAEVVCADNVAAACAQSSAHPDRVVPLVLMTASPASPGSPDSIDTRIATLDARPVLRRARVLLLTDRAFHDDLSLSVDRHRLHAVIRIPCSPGVLAWHARAQAVRWLSAHRRTDPRTRALVATDGRPVAQPESDLLRLLELETQEVATQLLAGIERVLGPRPRLLLPPGTHLIHEGVDVDAVLVVLRGRVALDHASAAGDLRLHHDSTGSVVGLLSLAQQQRAFFTARATTEVEVVHLSFEQLDRALAVDASLGAAMAAVSIRALAKRLRRADQLQVEKTQLNQVLEGERRQLSDALHQLEQARLDLVEQARYATLGEMAAGIAHELNNPVAAMLRATTYVGEDLERVLASHPQGRLASEIFTAERDRAPRTTREERAARRRLEAVLGDVALAQRLFDAGIEDPDRASALAADPPSLDLAEAVAGIGSAVRNLEVASRRMCELVTSLRAYARPKGEPVSGVDLHAGLEDTLRLMAYRLRDVEIERRYGDLPPLRCHPGELEQLWTNLLVNARDALGDGSKDHGRITLITDAPDATRVRVQILDKGRGIDPEILPRVFEPRFTTKQGAVRYGLGLGLAIARRIVDAHGGSIELRSRPGCTRVTVMLPVAGPPDDEDIET comes from the coding sequence ATGACCGAGGTCTTCCATCGCGGTGGTCATGAGGGTACGGGTGCGGGCGATCCGCGCGCCCCGTTGTGTGTCTTGGTCGTAGCGCCCGAGCCCTTGGCCTCCTCGATCGCGGAGGAGGTGGCGCGCGGGTTGACCGACATCGCGGAGGTGGTCTGCGCGGACAATGTCGCGGCGGCCTGTGCGCAGTCGAGTGCACATCCGGACCGCGTCGTCCCGCTGGTGCTCATGACGGCCTCGCCCGCGTCGCCCGGCTCACCCGATTCAATCGACACGCGCATCGCGACGCTGGACGCCCGGCCGGTCCTGCGCCGAGCGCGCGTCCTGCTCCTCACCGACCGAGCGTTCCACGATGACCTATCCCTGTCGGTCGACCGCCACCGACTGCATGCCGTAATCAGGATCCCGTGCTCGCCCGGCGTCCTTGCCTGGCACGCGCGTGCCCAAGCTGTTCGCTGGCTGAGTGCGCATCGACGGACCGATCCGCGGACCCGCGCCCTTGTGGCAACCGACGGTCGGCCGGTCGCGCAGCCCGAGAGCGATCTGCTGCGTCTGCTCGAGCTCGAGACGCAAGAGGTCGCGACGCAACTGCTCGCCGGGATCGAGCGTGTCCTGGGTCCGCGACCGCGTCTGCTGCTCCCGCCCGGGACGCACCTGATCCACGAGGGCGTCGATGTCGATGCCGTGTTGGTCGTGCTGCGGGGCCGGGTCGCGCTCGACCATGCCTCGGCCGCGGGCGACCTGCGGCTGCACCACGATTCCACCGGATCGGTTGTCGGCCTGCTGTCGCTGGCCCAGCAGCAGCGCGCCTTCTTCACCGCGCGTGCGACGACCGAGGTCGAGGTCGTGCATCTTTCATTCGAGCAGCTCGATCGCGCGCTGGCCGTCGACGCCTCGCTCGGCGCGGCAATGGCGGCGGTCTCCATCCGCGCCCTGGCCAAGCGGCTGCGTCGCGCCGACCAGCTCCAGGTCGAGAAGACCCAGCTCAACCAGGTCCTGGAAGGCGAACGTCGGCAGCTCTCCGATGCGCTGCATCAGCTCGAGCAGGCGCGCCTGGATCTGGTCGAGCAGGCGCGTTATGCCACGCTCGGCGAGATGGCGGCCGGGATTGCCCATGAGCTCAACAATCCGGTCGCGGCTATGCTGCGCGCGACCACCTATGTCGGCGAGGATCTGGAGCGCGTGCTGGCGAGCCATCCGCAGGGCCGGCTGGCCAGCGAGATCTTCACGGCCGAGCGCGACCGCGCCCCGCGGACCACGCGTGAAGAGCGCGCGGCGCGTCGACGACTCGAAGCGGTCCTCGGCGATGTCGCTCTCGCCCAACGGTTATTCGATGCCGGGATCGAGGATCCCGACCGGGCGAGCGCGCTCGCCGCCGATCCGCCGAGCCTGGATCTGGCCGAGGCGGTCGCCGGAATCGGCTCTGCGGTGCGCAACCTCGAGGTCGCCTCGCGAAGGATGTGCGAGCTGGTGACGAGCCTTCGCGCCTACGCCCGGCCCAAGGGCGAGCCGGTCTCCGGGGTCGATCTGCATGCGGGTCTCGAAGACACGCTGCGTCTCATGGCGTACCGCCTGCGCGATGTCGAGATCGAGCGTCGCTATGGCGATTTGCCTCCGCTGCGTTGCCACCCCGGCGAGCTTGAGCAGCTTTGGACCAACCTCCTGGTCAATGCGCGCGACGCACTCGGAGACGGCTCCAAAGATCATGGGCGCATTACGTTGATCACGGATGCACCCGACGCGACGCGTGTGCGTGTGCAGATACTGGACAAAGGGCGCGGGATCGATCCGGAAATCCTGCCGCGTGTCTTCGAGCCGCGCTTTACCACCAAGCAGGGTGCCGTGCGCTACGGGCTCGGGCTCGGGCTCGCCATCGCGCGGCGGATCGTGGATGCTCACGGCGGGTCGATCGAGTTGCGCTCACGCCCCGGCTGCACGCGAGTGACCGTGATGCTGCCGGTGGCCGGCCCGCCGGACGACGAGGACATCGAGACATGA
- a CDS encoding SEC-C domain-containing protein produces MLDHDMADTERFEELIQRSVRQILLAPDPDSFLDWARGHLPELLGLSGAEFDEVERRRLANLLGTAIWNATPQPAYAFQTRLMTPHPPEEPCSCGSGSPYGECCGALNEVPELSSDLVWEILLDELSEQGLREALDLHAVPEPLLARIADRWLTEDRPKRAAALLEPLFAGSLEDLDGEFEPSIDILCDAYDRLGHRRKKEAFLERICDEASRSLRAAAWQRRCTMAIDNGDFAEAGAAFTAALRSDPDNPGTAILEITLLAAQHKDWIARERARFWLFRFRQIGFTHPGILDFLARAVEDPQEALVDSHSDALDPVLLDLLDWISLIEARPMPAYCLEPLNTYAPGWLPGQLALFDDLDAPMPDGADDDAVLGLSRYAPSPARLSAPPAVRRLETQWRSVFPTAKPDSTRLVPAEDVDLWATPDWLDHLLANPALADSLDVLDDLATALYLHPESTLPWISHLLLRPLLERARGILEQVLPEDAPQHIPWSAPPNRPALRLLFRQYLCQIDEDEPNGAARTLETLLRLNPRDNHGVRAELMNYYLRDGQDELALALARRFPNDGLADLAYGEVLALYRLGRQDRARLVLTTAVNRLPRIPQYLTRKRIKRPRFAPPDTLPGGDDQAWMYREAMRDVWAAEPGILAWLRRLTA; encoded by the coding sequence ATGCTGGACCACGACATGGCCGATACCGAACGCTTCGAGGAGCTGATTCAGCGTTCAGTGCGACAAATCCTGCTTGCACCGGATCCGGACAGCTTCCTGGACTGGGCCCGCGGTCATCTCCCCGAGCTGCTCGGGTTGTCCGGGGCAGAGTTCGACGAGGTGGAGCGGCGACGCCTCGCCAATCTCCTCGGAACCGCGATCTGGAACGCGACCCCGCAGCCGGCCTACGCCTTCCAGACCCGATTGATGACGCCTCACCCCCCCGAGGAACCCTGCTCATGTGGCTCGGGAAGCCCTTACGGCGAGTGCTGCGGCGCCCTCAACGAAGTGCCGGAACTCTCGAGCGATCTGGTCTGGGAGATCCTGCTCGACGAGCTGTCCGAGCAGGGTCTGCGCGAGGCGTTGGACCTGCACGCAGTACCCGAGCCACTGCTTGCCCGCATCGCCGATCGGTGGCTGACGGAGGATCGGCCGAAGCGCGCGGCGGCTCTCTTGGAACCCCTCTTTGCTGGCTCGCTGGAAGACCTCGACGGGGAGTTCGAGCCGTCGATCGACATCCTGTGCGATGCCTACGATCGACTCGGTCATCGGCGCAAGAAAGAGGCGTTCCTCGAGCGGATCTGCGACGAGGCTAGCCGATCCTTGCGGGCTGCGGCCTGGCAGCGGCGTTGTACCATGGCGATCGACAACGGCGATTTCGCCGAAGCCGGCGCAGCCTTCACAGCCGCATTGCGAAGCGACCCGGACAATCCGGGTACGGCGATCCTCGAAATCACGCTGCTCGCGGCTCAGCACAAGGATTGGATCGCTCGCGAACGCGCCCGCTTCTGGCTCTTTCGGTTCCGTCAGATCGGGTTCACGCATCCCGGTATCTTGGACTTCCTCGCACGTGCCGTCGAGGACCCGCAGGAAGCGCTCGTGGACAGCCATTCGGATGCCCTCGACCCGGTTCTGCTCGACCTCCTCGATTGGATCTCCCTGATTGAAGCCCGTCCGATGCCCGCCTATTGCTTGGAGCCGCTGAACACCTACGCTCCCGGTTGGCTGCCTGGTCAACTCGCGCTGTTCGACGACCTCGATGCCCCCATGCCGGACGGGGCCGACGATGACGCGGTCCTCGGCCTCTCGCGGTATGCGCCCAGCCCCGCGCGACTGAGCGCTCCGCCGGCAGTGCGCCGGCTCGAAACGCAGTGGAGGTCGGTCTTTCCGACGGCCAAACCCGATTCGACCCGACTCGTACCCGCGGAGGACGTCGACCTCTGGGCGACGCCCGACTGGCTCGACCACCTGTTGGCCAACCCCGCGCTCGCGGACAGCCTGGATGTCCTGGACGATCTCGCGACCGCGCTGTACCTGCACCCCGAGAGCACGCTGCCGTGGATCTCCCACCTGCTGTTGCGTCCCCTCCTCGAGCGCGCTCGCGGCATTCTGGAGCAAGTTCTCCCCGAGGATGCCCCGCAACACATTCCCTGGTCCGCCCCGCCGAATCGCCCTGCGTTGCGACTGCTCTTCCGACAGTATCTGTGCCAGATCGACGAAGACGAGCCTAACGGTGCGGCGCGCACGCTAGAAACCCTGCTGCGCCTCAACCCGCGGGACAACCACGGCGTGCGCGCGGAGCTGATGAATTATTATCTGCGCGACGGCCAAGACGAGCTGGCGTTGGCGCTGGCCCGTCGCTTTCCCAACGATGGGCTGGCGGATCTCGCCTACGGCGAGGTTCTGGCCCTCTACCGTCTCGGGCGGCAGGACAGGGCGCGCCTGGTGCTGACCACTGCCGTCAACCGCTTGCCGAGAATCCCACAGTATTTGACCCGAAAACGCATCAAGCGCCCGCGCTTTGCCCCGCCGGACACCCTCCCCGGCGGCGACGACCAGGCCTGGATGTACCGCGAGGCGATGCGCGACGTCTGGGCGGCGGAACCGGGCATCCTCGCCTGGCTGAGACGCCTGACCGCCTAG
- the rpoH gene encoding RNA polymerase sigma factor RpoH, producing MAKDFALMPTGTIDSYISGAYQIPVLTPEEEKSLAIQLRDHGDMEAAKRLVTSHLRFVIRIARGYLGYGLPLPDLIQEGTVGLMKAVRRFEPDMGVRLVSFAVHWIRAEIHEYILRNWRIVKVATTKAQRKLFFNLRSAKKRLGWFTKAEVEAVAADLGVKPETVLQMESRLANQDLSFDGLEDDDDDSPSAPSTYLPDLRMEPGKILERQDTERDQHDRLYAALKGLDERSKTILRERWLSEKKQTLHELAEQFGVSAERIRQIEKNAMKKLRLQLEV from the coding sequence ATGGCCAAAGACTTCGCTCTCATGCCGACGGGTACCATCGACTCTTACATTAGCGGCGCCTACCAGATTCCGGTCCTGACCCCGGAAGAAGAAAAGTCGCTCGCCATCCAACTGCGCGACCATGGCGACATGGAAGCGGCGAAAAGGCTGGTCACGTCGCATCTTCGTTTCGTCATCCGAATCGCACGGGGTTATCTCGGCTACGGGTTGCCGCTCCCGGATCTGATCCAGGAAGGTACTGTAGGCTTGATGAAAGCGGTTCGTCGCTTCGAGCCCGACATGGGCGTGCGTCTCGTCTCCTTCGCCGTCCATTGGATTCGGGCGGAGATCCACGAGTACATCCTGCGGAACTGGCGGATCGTGAAGGTTGCGACGACCAAGGCCCAGCGAAAGCTGTTCTTCAACCTGCGCAGTGCGAAGAAGCGCCTGGGCTGGTTTACGAAGGCGGAGGTCGAGGCAGTTGCGGCCGATCTGGGCGTGAAGCCCGAGACCGTCCTGCAGATGGAATCGCGTTTGGCCAATCAGGATCTGTCGTTCGACGGCCTGGAAGACGACGACGACGATTCGCCCTCCGCGCCCTCGACCTACTTGCCGGATCTGCGGATGGAGCCCGGCAAGATCCTCGAGCGCCAAGACACCGAGCGTGATCAGCACGATCGGCTCTATGCGGCTCTCAAGGGGCTCGACGAGCGCAGCAAGACGATCCTGCGCGAGCGCTGGCTCTCCGAGAAAAAGCAGACCCTGCATGAGCTCGCCGAGCAGTTTGGCGTGTCGGCAGAGCGCATTCGCCAGATCGAGAAGAATGCGATGAAGAAGCTGAGGCTCCAGCTCGAGGTGTAA
- a CDS encoding YgiQ family radical SAM protein: MMTAPDIFSHRKHWAHKLGTAPELPMSRAEMDLLGWDSCDIVILTGDAYVDHPSFGMAIIGRLLEAQGFRVGIIAQPDWTSVEDFRRLGQPNLFFGITAGNMDSMVNRYTSDRRLRSDDAYTPDGAAGRRPDRSVTVYAQRAREAFKGVPIVIGGIEASLRRIAHYDHWSEQVRRSVLVDAKADLLIYGNAERALVELSHRLARGEAIAEIRDLRGTAFMTRGRPEGWAEIDSSGLDRPGRVDPHPDPYAVAPKDADATASAATPDGARVIRFQPRPQRMDRTRTVVRLPSFAQVRADPVLYAHASRVFHLETNPGNARALVQAHGDRDVWLNPPPIPLSTAELDRVYELPYSRRPHSSYGDARIPAWEMIRFSVNIMRGCFGGCTFCSITEHEGRIIQSRSEESILRELEEIRDRTPGFTGTISDLGGPTANMYRLACKDPRIESSCRRPSCVYPDVCPNLNTDHAPLIRLYRRARAIPGIKRVLIASGLRYDLAVRSPEYIRELATHHVGGYLKIAPEHTEAGPLSKMMKPGIGTYDRFKELFDRYSREAGKEQYLIPYFIAAHPGTSDEDMLNLALWLKLNGFRPDQVQGFLPTPMATASAMYYSGRNPLKKVTRDSERVPVVRKQRQRRLHKAFLRYHDPENWPLLREALKEMGRSELIGNGKRHLVPAFQPAGTGLSPEGRRRPVRSAVRNRR, encoded by the coding sequence ATGATGACTGCACCCGACATCTTCTCCCACCGCAAGCATTGGGCCCACAAGCTGGGGACCGCCCCGGAGCTGCCCATGTCGCGCGCCGAGATGGATCTGCTCGGTTGGGACAGCTGCGATATCGTGATCCTGACCGGGGATGCCTACGTCGATCACCCCTCGTTCGGAATGGCGATCATCGGTCGACTGCTCGAGGCGCAGGGCTTTCGTGTCGGCATCATTGCCCAGCCGGACTGGACCTCGGTCGAGGATTTCCGACGCCTTGGACAGCCGAACCTGTTTTTCGGGATCACTGCCGGGAATATGGACTCGATGGTGAACCGCTACACCTCCGATCGGCGACTGCGCTCGGACGATGCCTATACGCCGGACGGTGCCGCGGGCCGCCGCCCCGACCGCTCGGTGACCGTCTATGCGCAGCGCGCGCGCGAGGCCTTCAAGGGCGTGCCCATCGTGATCGGGGGCATCGAGGCGAGCCTGCGGCGGATCGCCCACTATGATCATTGGTCCGAGCAGGTTCGCCGCTCCGTCCTAGTGGACGCCAAGGCCGATCTCCTGATCTACGGGAACGCCGAGCGTGCACTGGTTGAGCTGTCGCACCGACTGGCGCGCGGCGAGGCGATCGCGGAGATCCGCGATCTGCGCGGGACCGCCTTCATGACACGCGGCCGGCCGGAGGGGTGGGCGGAGATTGATTCGAGCGGGCTCGATCGACCGGGCCGTGTGGATCCGCATCCCGATCCGTACGCGGTCGCCCCGAAGGATGCCGACGCGACCGCATCAGCGGCGACCCCCGACGGGGCTCGGGTCATCCGGTTTCAGCCGCGTCCGCAACGCATGGATCGCACCCGCACGGTGGTGCGCCTGCCATCGTTCGCGCAGGTCCGCGCCGACCCGGTGCTCTACGCCCATGCCTCACGGGTCTTTCATCTGGAGACCAATCCGGGGAACGCCCGCGCGCTGGTGCAGGCCCACGGCGATCGCGATGTCTGGCTCAATCCGCCGCCGATCCCGCTGAGCACCGCCGAGCTTGATCGGGTCTACGAGCTGCCCTACAGCCGCCGCCCGCATTCGAGCTACGGGGACGCGCGGATCCCGGCTTGGGAGATGATCCGCTTTTCGGTCAACATCATGCGCGGCTGTTTCGGCGGCTGTACCTTCTGCTCGATCACGGAGCACGAGGGCCGCATCATCCAGAGTCGCTCGGAGGAGTCCATCCTGCGCGAACTCGAGGAGATCCGTGACCGCACCCCCGGCTTCACGGGCACCATCTCGGACCTCGGCGGACCCACCGCCAACATGTATCGACTCGCCTGCAAGGATCCGCGTATCGAGTCCTCCTGTCGGCGTCCGTCATGCGTCTACCCGGATGTCTGTCCGAATCTCAATACCGATCACGCCCCGCTGATCCGGCTTTATCGCCGTGCGCGTGCCATTCCCGGCATCAAGCGGGTGCTGATCGCCTCCGGGCTGCGCTACGACCTGGCGGTGCGCTCGCCGGAGTACATCCGCGAGCTGGCGACCCATCATGTCGGCGGCTATCTCAAGATCGCTCCCGAGCATACGGAGGCCGGACCGCTCAGCAAGATGATGAAACCCGGTATCGGGACCTATGATCGATTCAAGGAGCTGTTCGATCGCTATTCGCGCGAGGCCGGCAAGGAGCAGTATCTCATTCCCTATTTCATCGCCGCCCATCCGGGTACCAGCGACGAAGATATGCTGAATCTCGCGCTCTGGCTCAAGCTCAACGGGTTCCGCCCCGACCAGGTCCAAGGCTTCCTGCCCACCCCGATGGCGACCGCCTCGGCCATGTATTACTCGGGTCGCAATCCGTTGAAAAAGGTGACGCGTGATTCGGAGCGGGTCCCCGTGGTGCGTAAGCAGCGCCAGCGGCGTTTGCACAAGGCATTCCTGCGCTACCACGATCCGGAGAACTGGCCGCTGTTGCGCGAAGCCCTGAAGGAGATGGGCCGTTCCGAGCTCATCGGCAACGGCAAGCGTCACCTCGTACCGGCCTTCCAACCCGCCGGTACGGGCCTGTCTCCGGAAGGTCGCCGTCGCCCCGTTCGATCGGCCGTGCGAAATCGCCGCTAA